The Chitinophagales bacterium genome window below encodes:
- a CDS encoding NAD(P)/FAD-dependent oxidoreductase encodes MDSNQTKSNDLIVVGGGITGLSAAYIAAKAGKKVTVIEAGKSFGGLLNTFEIGNNRLEHYYHHFFTHDKELNWLIKELGLSDKLFFKKTSMGVYRGGEIYDFNTPFDLLKFSPITLIDKIKFGFTSLFLGKFADWRKYEHISCLEWFKKWSGKSTTSSLWLPMLNIKFGPYASKVPLSWMIGRLRQRMNSRKSGDERLGYLEGSLQVLLDKLLAELKNLGVELISGEPLQKVNTAENRISGIETTKQEYKSSKYLFTIPGNYLSEIIKPNLPDLSTQLANIKYFGAICIILELKHKLSDTYWLNVADEGFPFGGIIEHTNFIPPENYNGSHIAYLSRYFAMEENIAKMNEDEVKSMMISHLPKIYPGFKESWLKNIFIFRTNTAATVCDLNFSGKIPNCKTAVENMFIVNMSHVYPDERSTNNSIKIASEACNAMGIKNKITDKTNSLAGKIGFKK; translated from the coding sequence ATGGATTCAAATCAAACAAAATCAAATGATTTAATAGTTGTTGGCGGAGGCATAACTGGACTTAGCGCTGCCTATATTGCAGCAAAAGCAGGTAAAAAAGTAACAGTAATTGAAGCTGGCAAAAGTTTTGGCGGGCTATTAAACACTTTTGAAATAGGAAACAACAGGCTTGAACACTACTACCATCATTTTTTCACACATGACAAAGAGCTCAATTGGTTAATTAAAGAACTTGGATTGAGCGATAAGCTTTTCTTCAAAAAAACTTCAATGGGTGTGTACAGAGGAGGCGAAATTTATGACTTCAATACACCATTTGACTTGTTGAAATTCAGTCCAATCACATTAATAGATAAAATTAAATTTGGATTTACAAGCCTTTTCCTCGGTAAATTTGCCGATTGGAGAAAATACGAGCATATTTCTTGTTTGGAATGGTTTAAAAAATGGTCCGGTAAAAGCACCACTTCATCCCTTTGGCTCCCAATGTTAAACATAAAATTTGGGCCTTATGCCTCTAAAGTCCCCCTTTCCTGGATGATCGGAAGGCTCAGGCAAAGAATGAATTCACGAAAAAGCGGAGATGAGAGATTGGGTTATTTGGAAGGCAGCTTACAAGTGCTATTAGACAAATTACTAGCGGAATTAAAAAACTTAGGAGTAGAATTGATATCCGGAGAACCACTTCAAAAAGTGAATACAGCAGAAAATAGAATTTCAGGTATCGAGACTACAAAACAGGAATACAAAAGTTCAAAATATTTATTTACCATTCCTGGAAATTATTTGAGTGAAATTATTAAACCAAATCTTCCTGATTTATCCACTCAACTTGCCAACATAAAATATTTCGGTGCTATCTGTATCATTCTTGAATTGAAACATAAGTTGAGTGACACCTATTGGCTAAACGTAGCCGATGAGGGTTTTCCATTCGGGGGAATTATTGAGCATACTAATTTTATTCCTCCCGAAAACTACAATGGAAGTCATATTGCCTACCTCTCGCGATATTTTGCCATGGAAGAGAATATTGCCAAAATGAATGAAGATGAAGTCAAATCCATGATGATCAGTCATTTGCCAAAAATTTATCCTGGCTTTAAGGAATCCTGGCTTAAAAATATTTTTATCTTCAGAACAAATACTGCCGCAACTGTTTGTGATCTGAATTTTTCAGGGAAGATTCCCAATTGTAAAACGGCTGTAGAAAACATGTTTATAGTGAATATGAGTCATGTATATCCGGATGAACGAAGCACCAATAATTCAATTAAAATTGCTTCTGAAGCATGTAATGCAATGGGAATTAAAAATAAAATTACAGATAAAACCAATTCATTAGCAGGTAAAATCGGGTTTAAAAAATGA
- a CDS encoding glycosyltransferase, whose amino-acid sequence MDKASEKISALYLCYDGMTDPLGQSQVIPYLKGLAKKGVAFHLISFEKKQAFQKNKALISTILKEANIHWHPLKYTKQPPVLSTLFDIERLFIKVKSLDKKHNFDLIHCRGYITSMVGLRMKLNFKLPFVFDMRAFYADERVDGGHWKQSNFLFRKVYQFFKRKELEFLENAAYTVSLTEKGKTIIHSWEKVKNNPVPIQVIPCCADLELFDYRSVNQEEINALKTKLGINRGEKVLVYSGSVGTWYLPDEMLDFYNVFRKKYSSTKFLFLTTEQPEFILQKVRAKKIPESEIIITASSRDAMPLHLAVADYSIFFIKPVFSKSGSSPTKMGEIMGMGIPLICNSGVGDVDLIVEDTNCGVCVNEFNYSAYEASLSQLEDSKFDKAHIRKGAFKYYDLSLGVDRYWEVYNEILQQ is encoded by the coding sequence ATGGATAAAGCATCAGAAAAAATAAGCGCACTCTATCTCTGTTATGACGGGATGACAGATCCGCTTGGCCAATCGCAGGTAATTCCCTATTTAAAAGGACTTGCTAAAAAAGGCGTGGCGTTCCACCTCATTAGTTTTGAAAAAAAACAAGCCTTTCAAAAAAACAAGGCTTTAATAAGTACAATTTTAAAGGAAGCTAATATTCACTGGCATCCCTTAAAGTATACCAAGCAGCCCCCAGTACTTTCTACTCTTTTTGATATTGAACGTCTTTTTATAAAAGTTAAGTCGTTAGATAAAAAACACAACTTTGATTTGATACACTGCCGGGGCTACATCACTTCTATGGTAGGATTGAGAATGAAATTGAATTTCAAGCTTCCCTTTGTATTCGATATGCGTGCTTTTTATGCCGATGAACGGGTTGATGGTGGTCATTGGAAACAAAGCAATTTTTTGTTTCGGAAAGTATATCAGTTTTTCAAAAGGAAAGAATTGGAATTTCTTGAAAATGCCGCTTACACCGTAAGCCTTACGGAAAAAGGCAAGACGATTATTCATTCCTGGGAAAAAGTGAAAAACAATCCTGTCCCTATTCAGGTCATTCCCTGTTGTGCCGATCTGGAGCTTTTTGATTATAGATCAGTTAATCAGGAAGAAATAAATGCCCTGAAAACTAAATTGGGCATCAACCGAGGAGAAAAAGTACTTGTGTATAGTGGTTCTGTTGGCACCTGGTATTTGCCCGATGAAATGCTCGATTTTTACAATGTTTTTAGAAAAAAATACTCTTCAACTAAGTTTTTGTTTCTCACTACTGAGCAGCCAGAATTTATTCTGCAAAAAGTGCGTGCAAAAAAAATCCCGGAATCTGAAATTATAATAACAGCAAGCTCTCGTGATGCTATGCCGCTGCATTTGGCTGTAGCTGATTATTCTATATTTTTTATCAAGCCTGTTTTTTCAAAAAGTGGCTCTTCTCCCACTAAAATGGGCGAGATTATGGGCATGGGCATTCCGCTTATTTGCAATTCAGGAGTTGGGGATGTGGATTTGATAGTTGAGGACACCAACTGTGGAGTATGTGTAAATGAATTCAATTATTCGGCTTATGAAGCATCACTTTCACAATTAGAGGATTCAAAATTTGATAAAGCACATATTAGAAAAGGCGCCTTTAAATATTACGACCTTTCACTTGGTGTAGATCGTTATTGGGAAGTATATAATGAAATATTGCAGCAATGA
- a CDS encoding glycosyltransferase, translating to MKLLFLVPYPQSSAPSQRFRFEQYFTFLKEKGLEFDVQSFIDDATWKVLYQKGRVLKKLLGILKGFLRRFLILFQLRKYDYVFIHREAAPIGPPVFEYLIAKVFRKKIIFDFDDAIWLENVSDSNKLFSKTKFYGKTKKIIQWAYKISCGNEYLCEYARQFNQNVVLNPTTIDRQNLHKEVKDQNSKKPAIGWTGSHSTVKYLNEIIPVIKKLEDQIDFEFILISDRKPDWNLKSLKFIPWTKETEVGDLLRFNIGLMPIPDDEWTRGKCGFKALQYMSLGIPALVSPVAVNKNIVDNGINGFWCNSPEEWEERILELLNNQALRIKMGKAAIEKIKSEFSVSANKNNFISLFK from the coding sequence ATGAAGCTCTTGTTTTTGGTACCATATCCACAGAGCTCTGCTCCATCACAGCGTTTTCGTTTCGAACAGTACTTTACATTTCTGAAAGAGAAAGGTCTTGAATTTGATGTGCAGTCTTTTATAGATGATGCAACCTGGAAAGTATTGTATCAAAAAGGACGGGTATTAAAGAAGCTGTTGGGCATACTGAAAGGCTTTTTAAGAAGATTTTTGATATTGTTTCAGCTCAGAAAATACGATTACGTATTTATTCACAGGGAAGCAGCACCAATAGGGCCTCCTGTTTTTGAATATCTGATAGCTAAAGTTTTTCGCAAAAAAATAATTTTTGATTTTGACGATGCCATATGGTTGGAAAATGTGTCTGATTCCAATAAGCTATTTTCTAAAACCAAATTTTATGGAAAGACAAAAAAAATAATTCAATGGGCTTATAAAATTTCATGTGGAAATGAATACTTGTGTGAGTATGCCCGTCAGTTCAATCAAAATGTGGTTTTAAATCCCACAACGATTGATAGGCAAAATTTACATAAAGAAGTGAAAGACCAAAACAGCAAAAAACCTGCTATTGGCTGGACCGGGTCTCATTCTACTGTCAAGTATTTAAATGAAATTATTCCAGTAATTAAAAAATTAGAAGATCAAATTGACTTCGAGTTTATTCTGATATCTGACCGCAAACCTGACTGGAACCTGAAGTCCCTGAAATTTATTCCTTGGACAAAGGAAACGGAAGTAGGGGATTTGCTGCGCTTTAATATTGGTTTAATGCCCATTCCAGATGATGAATGGACCCGAGGGAAGTGTGGGTTCAAGGCCCTGCAATACATGTCTTTGGGTATTCCCGCACTGGTTTCGCCAGTGGCGGTAAATAAAAACATAGTAGATAATGGAATCAATGGTTTTTGGTGTAATTCTCCTGAAGAATGGGAAGAGCGTATTTTAGAATTGTTGAATAATCAAGCACTGAGAATTAAAATGGGAAAGGCTGCAATTGAAAAAATAAAATCAGAGTTTTCTGTTAGTGCCAATAAGAATAACTTTATAAGTCTATTCAAATAG
- the asnB gene encoding asparagine synthase (glutamine-hydrolyzing), with the protein MCGIAGVFGISEVERFEPYMAKAVNCLSKRGPDFQKIQSFPNAILGHARLSIIDTSAAGNQPMSDSAGRYTIVFNGEVYNFKEIAAQLESKGVKFTSGTDTEVLLYAYIHFGVECVKMFNGFFAFAIYDKEKQDLFLARDRFGIKPLLLYRDDSMIAFASEMKALMELPITRELNPVALKAYLQLNYIPTPLSILKGIEKIDPGTYLQINKDGEITKQQYYKLPEKSVEKYDYEAAKAELIKRMEASVQKRLIADVPLGAFLSGGIDSSVIVALASRHTRQLNTFSIGYKDEPYFDETKYANLVAKKYKTKHTVFSLSNDDLYAHLDDILDYIDEPFADSSAIAVYILSKLTRKHVTVSLSGDGADEVFSGYNKHLADYRARKGGFLNALVKAGSPIWKALPKSRNDKFSNLFRQLDRFATGLKKSPAERYWRWCAFVDEAAAEKLLKTFSHKDQAAFLKLKAKYLDEFEQENNINDTLRADMQLVLQNDMLVKVDSMSMANSLEVRVPFLDHNVVDFAFALPEEYKIGGGFRKRILKDAFRELLPEELYNRPKHGFEVPLLKWFQTSLRSRIENEWLEKDFISAQGIFNLHEIEALKRKLFSNDPGEVHAQIWALIVFQSWWKKYMI; encoded by the coding sequence ATGTGTGGCATAGCAGGGGTTTTTGGAATATCAGAGGTGGAAAGGTTTGAGCCATATATGGCCAAGGCTGTCAATTGCCTGTCGAAACGCGGTCCCGATTTCCAAAAAATTCAAAGTTTTCCCAATGCTATATTAGGCCATGCCCGCCTTTCTATTATCGACACTTCTGCTGCCGGAAATCAACCCATGAGCGATTCCGCTGGTCGGTACACTATTGTTTTCAATGGTGAGGTTTATAATTTTAAGGAAATAGCTGCACAGCTTGAATCAAAGGGGGTGAAATTCACATCAGGTACGGATACGGAGGTTTTGCTCTATGCCTATATCCATTTTGGAGTGGAATGCGTGAAAATGTTCAATGGTTTTTTTGCTTTTGCCATTTATGATAAAGAAAAGCAGGACCTGTTCCTTGCCCGCGACCGTTTTGGAATTAAGCCCTTACTCCTATATCGCGATGATTCCATGATTGCCTTTGCTTCTGAAATGAAGGCCTTGATGGAGTTGCCCATAACGCGCGAATTAAATCCTGTAGCGCTTAAAGCCTATTTACAACTCAATTATATCCCCACGCCACTCAGTATTTTAAAAGGAATCGAGAAAATTGACCCTGGCACTTATTTGCAAATTAATAAGGATGGTGAAATCACCAAACAACAATATTATAAGCTGCCAGAAAAATCAGTTGAAAAATACGATTACGAAGCGGCCAAGGCAGAATTGATAAAACGAATGGAAGCATCCGTACAAAAAAGATTGATTGCCGATGTGCCGCTGGGCGCGTTTTTAAGCGGAGGAATAGACTCTTCAGTAATTGTGGCACTGGCATCAAGGCACACCCGTCAGCTCAATACTTTTTCGATTGGTTACAAGGATGAGCCTTATTTTGACGAAACAAAATATGCCAACCTAGTTGCTAAAAAATATAAAACCAAGCACACCGTATTCTCCCTCAGCAATGACGATTTGTATGCACATTTGGATGATATTCTGGATTATATAGATGAGCCTTTTGCCGATAGCTCTGCCATTGCGGTTTATATATTGAGCAAATTGACCAGAAAACATGTAACGGTTTCGCTTTCCGGAGATGGTGCAGATGAAGTCTTTTCGGGCTACAACAAGCACTTGGCAGATTACAGGGCGAGAAAGGGAGGTTTTCTAAATGCATTGGTCAAAGCAGGATCCCCAATTTGGAAAGCCCTGCCTAAATCCAGGAATGACAAGTTTTCCAATTTATTCCGACAATTGGACCGCTTTGCTACGGGCTTGAAAAAATCACCGGCAGAACGCTATTGGCGCTGGTGCGCTTTTGTAGATGAAGCTGCTGCCGAAAAGCTTTTGAAAACATTTAGCCATAAAGACCAGGCAGCATTCCTGAAACTCAAAGCAAAGTATTTGGATGAATTTGAGCAGGAAAATAATATCAATGATACCTTAAGAGCAGACATGCAATTGGTTTTGCAAAACGATATGTTGGTAAAGGTAGATTCCATGTCTATGGCCAATAGCTTGGAAGTGAGGGTGCCTTTTTTGGACCACAATGTGGTAGATTTTGCATTTGCACTGCCTGAAGAATATAAAATAGGGGGCGGATTTCGCAAAAGGATTTTGAAAGATGCTTTTAGGGAATTGCTCCCTGAAGAATTGTACAATAGGCCAAAGCACGGTTTTGAAGTGCCTTTGTTAAAATGGTTTCAAACATCGCTTCGAAGCAGAATAGAAAATGAATGGCTGGAAAAAGATTTTATTAGTGCACAGGGAATATTTAATTTGCATGAAATTGAAGCCCTGAAAAGGAAATTGTTTTCCAATGACCCTGGCGAAGTCCATGCACAGATATGGGCGCTTATTGTTTTTCAGTCTTGGTGGAAAAAATACATGATCTAA
- a CDS encoding glycosyltransferase: protein MPKVLRIINRLNLGGPTYNASYLSKYLSSDYETLLVAGMKDESEASSEFIAKNLGLEPVYIEKMHRAINPFNDIPAYRAIRKIIREYKPDIVHTHAAKAGALGRIAAHREGVPVILHTFHGHVFHSYFNPLKTKVFLSLERYLASISTRIITISRQQQKEICEDFNICPVEKSVVIPLGFDLSRFQENIDEKRKDFRAHYALAEDEIAIGIVGRLVPVKNHAFFFRAVKKLLKQSNKKVRIIIIGDGELRAELQHLCTELELNYALKDFSENKSPVVFTGWIKNIDWAYAGLDIVALSSFNEGTPVSLIEAQAANKAIVSTAVGGIRDVVKEGTSALLSPSGDENQFVENLLKLVEDDALRMKMSKNSAAHALNKFNYKRLVSDTENLYNQLLNIKS, encoded by the coding sequence GTGCCAAAAGTTTTAAGAATAATCAATCGATTGAATTTGGGAGGGCCGACCTACAACGCCTCCTATCTTTCGAAATATCTTAGTAGCGATTACGAGACCCTATTGGTAGCGGGCATGAAAGATGAAAGTGAAGCAAGCTCTGAGTTTATTGCCAAAAATTTGGGATTGGAGCCGGTTTATATCGAGAAAATGCACCGCGCCATAAATCCATTCAATGATATTCCAGCTTATCGTGCCATTCGAAAAATTATCAGGGAATACAAGCCCGACATAGTCCATACCCATGCTGCCAAAGCCGGGGCACTGGGCAGGATAGCAGCGCACAGAGAGGGGGTTCCGGTTATATTGCACACCTTTCACGGTCATGTATTCCATTCTTATTTTAATCCCTTAAAAACAAAAGTTTTCCTTAGCCTTGAACGCTATTTGGCAAGTATCAGCACCCGGATCATTACCATTAGTCGGCAGCAGCAAAAGGAAATTTGCGAAGATTTTAATATCTGTCCGGTAGAAAAATCAGTGGTCATTCCCCTGGGCTTTGATTTGAGTAGATTTCAGGAAAATATTGATGAAAAAAGAAAGGATTTTAGAGCGCATTATGCATTGGCAGAAGATGAAATTGCCATTGGTATTGTAGGTCGTTTGGTTCCAGTTAAAAATCATGCATTTTTTTTCAGGGCGGTGAAAAAATTATTGAAGCAAAGCAATAAAAAAGTGCGTATTATCATTATCGGTGACGGAGAATTGAGGGCAGAACTGCAGCATTTGTGTACGGAATTGGAATTGAATTATGCCCTTAAAGACTTTTCGGAAAATAAATCTCCTGTAGTTTTTACAGGCTGGATAAAGAATATAGACTGGGCTTATGCCGGACTGGATATTGTCGCACTGAGTTCTTTTAATGAAGGCACTCCTGTGAGTCTGATAGAAGCACAGGCAGCAAATAAAGCCATTGTGAGTACAGCAGTAGGTGGAATTCGGGATGTGGTGAAAGAAGGGACTTCGGCTCTTTTGAGCCCTTCAGGGGATGAAAATCAATTCGTTGAAAACCTATTGAAGCTGGTTGAAGATGATGCCCTTCGGATGAAAATGAGCAAAAACAGTGCAGCACACGCCCTGAACAAATTTAATTACAAAAGACTGGTCAGTGATACAGAGAATTTATACAATCAACTTTTGAATATAAAATCCTGA
- a CDS encoding polysaccharide biosynthesis/export family protein — MNRKHAYLFLLATLFCLFSMSSCKVIFPNYMLRENQSYFYYEIEELKKQELEIIPGDWISFTLTTQSGIQLIDMTTGTQTDGQNNMNMQQMLRGGGGAQYMVKPDGMVELPVIGDILVEGLTRTELEDLLEEKYSYLYNDPFVMVRMEDRRAYVFMGLEGAKVVPLINDNMTLIQVLAASGGVTRGSKSRNIRVIRGDYENPSIRKIDLSTIAGLKDADMIIQPNDLIIVAPTTPVAAELLKQVTPILGLLSSLLTIYLLITRRV, encoded by the coding sequence ATGAATAGAAAACACGCCTACTTATTTCTGCTTGCCACTTTGTTCTGTCTCTTTTCAATGAGCTCTTGTAAAGTGATTTTCCCCAATTATATGCTCAGGGAAAACCAAAGCTATTTTTACTACGAAATTGAAGAGTTGAAAAAGCAGGAATTGGAAATTATTCCCGGTGACTGGATCAGCTTTACCTTAACCACACAAAGTGGCATTCAGTTGATCGATATGACCACCGGCACACAAACTGATGGACAGAACAACATGAACATGCAGCAAATGTTGCGCGGAGGTGGAGGGGCGCAGTATATGGTCAAACCTGATGGTATGGTGGAGCTTCCGGTAATAGGAGATATACTGGTAGAGGGGCTTACTCGAACTGAACTGGAAGATTTGCTGGAAGAAAAGTATTCCTACCTGTACAACGATCCCTTTGTGATGGTAAGAATGGAAGATCGGAGAGCCTATGTATTTATGGGGCTTGAAGGTGCCAAAGTGGTGCCCCTTATTAATGACAATATGACGCTTATTCAAGTGCTTGCAGCCTCAGGTGGGGTAACAAGAGGTTCTAAGTCCCGGAACATAAGGGTGATTCGTGGCGATTATGAAAATCCAAGCATTAGAAAAATTGATTTGTCAACTATAGCTGGACTTAAGGATGCAGATATGATCATTCAACCCAATGATTTGATTATAGTAGCGCCTACAACTCCGGTTGCTGCAGAACTGTTGAAACAAGTAACGCCAATCTTGGGCTTACTCTCAAGTTTGCTTACAATATATTTATTAATTACCAGGAGAGTTTAA
- a CDS encoding polysaccharide biosynthesis tyrosine autokinase, producing the protein MGNNNFLRSIQSALGSDFNLGLFISIAKKSIVWVVLFIFIAALSVILYLRYTNPVYQASSTLMLKSEKTAKLLGADNEFLALDRDEILREIQLIKATAFTKRVVEKLDFDISYYRKGRTKLISAELYPTASFELEYDQIYNSSIYGIKINIEFYQDGTALLNYVVRDKSEQQRIRIGEYFENSYFSGKIEISDKEYKSGNLTGDYFFIINDSDAYASQIARLLIVSPINASTRTLEISYKDENQSKATDIVNTVSEEFRKYDLERKQESVNNILEFLQVQIGNFTEQLNMYQDSLKQFRLENNFLSPENEASNIFERLSKLEEQKEMLGYDLNIIDWYVGYIDQLQDLRMISPGLLEEQLSSSIQYVNTLIELEKEKEALLRKTTSEHPKAKLIDKEINDIKFRLNQELMNNIKRLNFRLKNVEKNYQEEFVRFFELPEKEAEFERLNRKYKINESYYLNLLEKQAEISIARAGIVTDYIVLERAKLPKTPVGLDAAVIWLMAIAGALFLGLLLIVLRYLLHNSIVSIEQIKANSSANILGIVPSLKGEDLLSTVIVQTKPKSQIAEAFRTIRSNLQFLTSAEECKKIAISSTISGEGKTFIALNMAGILSQLGKKVVLVDMDMRRPRLNSIFEIGNEKGLSTILAGRDQLDDCIYQSGKAGFDIITSGPIPPNPAELILSENFRKMTDVLEAEYDYIVFDTPPVGLVTDGLEIIKWVDYPIYVFRADYSEINFVTNLQTLVEENELKKLSIVLNDIGRSDSAYSYSYGYGYGYGYGYGTGSGYYVEDLKEKKSIFRRFFS; encoded by the coding sequence ATGGGTAATAATAATTTTTTAAGGTCTATACAATCGGCCCTGGGTTCAGACTTCAACCTGGGCTTGTTTATATCAATTGCAAAAAAGAGCATTGTATGGGTGGTGCTTTTTATATTTATAGCAGCCCTCAGTGTTATATTGTATTTGCGCTATACCAATCCGGTCTATCAGGCTTCTTCCACCCTGATGCTGAAATCGGAAAAAACCGCTAAACTACTTGGGGCGGACAATGAATTTCTTGCATTGGACAGAGATGAGATATTAAGGGAAATTCAACTCATTAAGGCGACTGCTTTTACCAAAAGGGTAGTTGAAAAGCTGGATTTTGACATTTCCTATTACCGGAAAGGACGGACAAAATTAATATCTGCAGAACTTTATCCTACAGCTTCTTTTGAGCTTGAATACGATCAAATTTATAATTCTTCTATCTACGGAATAAAAATTAATATCGAGTTTTATCAAGATGGAACTGCACTATTGAATTATGTGGTAAGGGATAAATCAGAACAGCAGCGCATAAGAATTGGAGAATATTTTGAAAACAGCTATTTCAGTGGAAAAATTGAAATTAGTGACAAAGAATATAAGTCAGGAAATCTAACTGGTGATTATTTTTTTATAATTAATGATTCAGACGCCTATGCCTCTCAAATTGCCCGTCTTCTCATTGTTTCTCCTATTAATGCCAGTACCAGGACTTTGGAGATCAGTTATAAAGATGAAAACCAATCTAAAGCTACAGACATTGTAAACACGGTGTCAGAGGAGTTTAGAAAATATGATCTGGAAAGAAAACAGGAAAGTGTCAATAATATATTGGAATTTCTTCAGGTTCAAATTGGGAACTTTACCGAGCAGCTCAATATGTACCAGGATTCCTTAAAACAATTCCGTTTAGAAAACAATTTTCTCAGCCCTGAAAATGAAGCCAGTAATATCTTTGAGAGATTGAGCAAATTAGAAGAACAAAAAGAAATGCTCGGCTATGACCTCAATATCATCGACTGGTATGTGGGCTATATTGATCAGTTACAGGATCTGAGGATGATATCTCCCGGGCTTTTGGAAGAGCAGTTGTCAAGTTCTATTCAATATGTGAATACCTTGATAGAGTTGGAAAAAGAAAAAGAGGCTTTATTGAGAAAAACTACCAGTGAGCATCCAAAAGCGAAATTGATTGATAAAGAGATCAATGATATAAAATTCAGATTGAATCAGGAATTGATGAATAATATAAAGCGCCTGAATTTCAGATTGAAAAATGTTGAGAAAAATTACCAGGAGGAATTTGTTAGGTTTTTTGAATTGCCTGAAAAAGAAGCAGAATTTGAAAGGCTGAACAGAAAATACAAGATCAATGAGTCTTACTATTTGAACCTGCTTGAAAAACAGGCTGAAATTTCTATAGCAAGAGCAGGAATAGTCACAGATTATATAGTGCTTGAAAGGGCAAAGCTGCCTAAAACCCCTGTTGGTTTAGATGCTGCTGTAATTTGGTTGATGGCTATTGCAGGTGCTTTGTTCTTAGGTTTATTGCTTATTGTCTTAAGGTATTTATTGCACAATTCCATTGTTTCAATAGAGCAAATAAAAGCCAATTCCAGTGCCAATATTCTTGGAATTGTTCCTTCCTTAAAAGGGGAAGACCTGCTTTCTACGGTTATTGTTCAGACTAAACCAAAATCCCAAATTGCTGAAGCTTTCAGGACTATCCGATCCAATCTGCAATTTTTGACAAGTGCGGAGGAGTGTAAGAAAATAGCGATCAGTTCCACCATTTCAGGAGAAGGAAAAACTTTTATAGCTTTGAATATGGCCGGTATATTAAGCCAGCTCGGTAAAAAAGTTGTACTGGTAGATATGGATATGAGACGTCCAAGACTCAATTCTATTTTTGAAATAGGAAATGAAAAAGGACTCAGCACTATACTGGCCGGTAGAGATCAATTGGATGACTGCATATACCAGTCTGGAAAAGCCGGATTTGATATCATCACTTCAGGGCCAATCCCTCCGAATCCCGCTGAACTTATTCTTTCTGAAAATTTCAGAAAAATGACCGATGTACTCGAAGCGGAATACGACTATATTGTATTTGATACACCTCCTGTGGGTTTGGTTACTGATGGTCTGGAAATTATAAAATGGGTAGATTACCCGATCTATGTATTTAGAGCAGATTACTCTGAAATAAATTTTGTAACTAACTTGCAAACACTGGTTGAAGAGAATGAGCTCAAAAAGCTTTCTATTGTATTGAATGATATTGGCAGAAGTGATTCTGCATACTCCTACAGCTATGGCTACGGTTATGGTTATGGCTATGGATACGGAACAGGGTCGGGTTACTATGTAGAGGATTTAAAAGAAAAAAAATCTATATTCAGGCGTTTTTTTAGTTGA